From the Candidatus Poribacteria bacterium genome, the window GCCGGTTGATGTTGCCATCGTTGGCATTGTCGATTCGCTTTCTCTGCTTGATGAAGCAGACACAGGCTCAGAAGTGGGAAATTGAAAAATGTACCTTGCCAAAGTAATCGGAAAAGCCGTTTCTGTCGTTAAACATCCTGCATACCAAAATCGGACGCTGCTGCTTATTCAACCGCTGAGTCTGAAATCGCAACTTGTTCGCACCCCAACGATTGCTGTTGACTATGTGGGTGCGGGTGAGGGGGACACCGTGATTGTAGGAGCAGGTCCTGGTGTCGCACAAGAGGTCTTCGGTGTTGAAGATGCACCGATTCGTGAGCTCGTCATGGGTATTGTAGACCATTTTGATATAACTTTTCAGGAGGAGGAAGCATGAAACGCGCTATTACACTTTTCGGTACTGTTTTGTTTTTCTGCTTACACTTCAGTGCTTGTAGAATGGCACAGGTGTTATCGACCCAATACAGCCAAAATATTGCACAAGCCGCCTACGGCACGGAGTCAAATCATCCGGGTATGAACGATGGGAACCTTGAGACGCTTGCCACACTTCCGGCGGAAAATGAGCGGAACTTTGTTATCCGGTTTGCTGAGATCCATCCCGTGCGAAAGATCGTTATTCACAATGGGAACCTTTTCCGGTTTGAAATGCAATATTTAAACGATGAAACTGGAGAGTGGGAGACTTTTGATACGATTATTCAGCGACGTAATATTGGCGACGAACGCGCACAAGCCGAATTCGTTTTTGATAGATTGAACTTTCAGACGCGGATGATTCGGATTGTTGTTACCCGAACTGTTGATGATGTAATCGTGAATAAGATGATCGCGGAACCCGATGATAAAATTGTTGACCAGCGGAAAACGCTTGCCGGTTTCTACTACCCACATTATCGTGTCATGCAGCCCGCGATGGCTCAAATTCGAGAAATTGAGATTTACCATCTTGCTAATCGCTAATCGCGTACCGCTATTCGCTTTACGTTTTTCCTTCTTTGCTATTCGCGGTTTGCTAATCGCTTCTTCGCGGACCGCGATGAGCTATTTTGGAGTTACTCTTTAATGCAAGTTCGCCCGATAAAACGTTGCATAATTACCTGTTTTGTATTTTTTTCCCTTCTCTTTTTTCTCGGAACAGATCCCTTTTGGTCTTTCACCTACATCGGTTCGTCCAGCAATGCAGAGGCAGCACCAGTTTCGCCCAGCAATCGGCATGCCAGAACTGCCGTGCGTGAAGGCGTAGGCGCACAACGAGAGATTGAATTGGTACGGACAACACCGCAAGGCGTAACGATTCAACTTTTCATCCCAGCGTCCGATTTTGAAATACGGACAGAGGGCGATAACGACGATCAATTTCAAGTATCTCGTGTTGAAACGCAGACTGTCTCTTTTCCGGGATGCCGTTTTACTGTCCAGTCTCCGGGTGCGCTACGACTCCCTGTGCAGTCTACCTTCATCAGTGTCCCCGTAGATGCCAATTTTCAAGTGCGTGTTGTTGAACAGAATTTTAGCACGCATAAGATCGCTGCAGATGTTCTGCCTTCCGATCTTCCCTCCTTCCATTCGGACTCCAACACCCCTAAAACCGACCGCTTTTTTCCTGCCAATCTCGTAGAGACCAGAGAAGCGGGTTGGATCCGGGAGAACCGGGTCCTTCCAATTCAATTCAATCCGGTCCAATACAATCCTGTGCGTCGGGAGTTGCGACTTTATCACAGGCTTATCGTTGAAGTTCGTTTTCTCCGGTCAGGTGAAGCGTTGTTAGCACAACGGGGACCCTTGATGCCTGAGTCCGCTGCTTACGATGCGATTTTTGAAAGCGTCTTGGTGAATCCGCAAGATGCCAGGCAGTGGCGTGGGACGACCTTCCGAGTTCCACAAGCACCAAGTATTGCTGCCATAGCACCTCGCCATAAACTCAGTATTACTCAGGATGGGATGTATAGCGTTACTGGACGAGACTTGGAGGCAGTCGGGGTTGATATAGGCGCGATTACACCCAGGACGTTGACAGTGACAAACAGAGGGAAACAGGTGCCAATCTTTGTTCGAGGTGAGGGCGACGGAAGACTCAATCCAACGGATGAAATTATTTTCTACGGCGAGCAGCTTCATGGAGAAGCAAGTTATATCAACCCGTTTTCTGATGAGAATGTGTATTGGCTCTCGTGGAACGCCGGACCCGGAAGCCGAATGGGGACGCGGACCTCTCTTGATGGAAGCGTTGACGCTCAAAGCTACCCGCACTTTCTCACACGTGCTCACTTTGAAAAAGATAGCCACTTTAGAAGGTTTCCCAATGCGAACCTGACGGAGGACCAGAGGTATCAGGAATTCAGTCAAGGACTGCAGGAGCGTTGGTTTACTTTAGCGGAACTGCCACCACTGCCAAATGACAGTTGGTTCTGGGCACAATTGACCGCCCCTGAGTCAAAACCGTTCGGTGTTACCCTCACGGGTGTCGCGGAGACTGCTGTACCCGCAACAATACGGATCGGATTTTATGGGAGATCTAACACAGAACACCAAGCGGATGTATGGCTAAACGACGCGGTTAGCCTCGGCGAGGTACGTTGGAAAGGTGAAGCCGAATATCAGCTTCAGAATCAACGACCGCAATCTTTTCTCCAGAATGGACGGAATGTCATTCGTATCATCAATCCCGGAAGTAGCGATCAACTGCTGGATATCGTTCTGCTTAACTGGATTCAGATTGATTATCGCCGGACTTTTGAAGCGAAGGGGAATGTGCTACCCTTTGCTATCACGCCCTTTCCTGATGAAACTGGAGCTATCAACCCAAACTTTGAGGTCGTTTTAGAGAATTTCTCTACGCCTGACATAGAAATTTATGGTATTGACGGGACCCGTTATGTCGGTTTAGCACCGATTATTGACGATTCTGCGTCTGAGACTTACCGACTCCCGTTCCGTTCAACGCAGATTCGACCGAAGGATGTGGATGATACCGCCATCCAATATATCGCACTCGCGCGTAACCGGTTCCAAAAACCGAAAATTTCGGTAGACACGCCGTCCGATTTACGTAGCACGCACAACGCCGCGGATTACATCCTCATTACACACAAAAGTTTCATTGAAGATGTTCAACCACTTGCCGATTTTCGTAATCAGCAAGGTATGCGGACCAAAGTTGTCGATGTCCAAAATATCTACGACGAATTTAATCACGGCATCCTCAACCCGAATGCGATCCGTGAGTTCCTCAGTTACGCCTACGACAATTGGCAGCCGCCTGCCCCAACTTACGTCTTCCTCGTCGGTGATACACATATTGATCTTAAGAACCAACCCAATTTCGTTCCGACAACGCAGGTGCAAATCCCAGGATACGGTGCTTCGGCAAGCGACCACCAATTCGTTACTTTTCGAGGCACAGACAGTTTCCCAGATATGCTGATTGGACGGATGCCAGCGAACAATCGTGTAGATGTCCGTATCTTTGTTGAACGGACAATCAACTATGAAACGACCTCGCAGGTCGGCCCGTGGCACAAGAAACTTCTCATGCTTGCCGGTTCGGATCTTCGGTTTCACTCTCAGACAGACCGACTTATCTCTCGTAATCAACTCAACGGTCGATATGAAACTGAACGTATCTACGCACCGCACACAGAGGAAGCAACTTTCGATGAACGGATCCGATCGCCTATCGCGAGGCGCGTGATTGACGGTTTCAACGACGGTGCCAGCCTCGTTAACTATATCGGACACGGTGGCGGTGGTATCTGGTCATCCAGTCGGATGCTTGACTTTGAAGATCCTGAGCAGAACTTAACCAATATTTCACAACTCCCGTTGGTTATCAGTATGACCTGTTACACAGGTTCCTTTGACAGCAATAAAAATAGCCTTGTTGAGGAGCTCCTCCGATCTGAAAATGGCGGTGCGATTGCAGTCATTGGCGCAACCAGCATCGGGCTGTTAGACGGTGATTATCTGCTGAACTTGGAAATTTTCAATGTTATCTTCAAACAACGAACGCAGCATATAGGGGCGGTGCTCGCTGAAGCCAAGACGCAGTTTCTTATCAACGCTCCGGGGTATCTCGATCTCGCTGAAGTCTTTACACTTTTCGGGGACCCAGCGACTCGGCTGAAACTGCCGAACAAACAGATGCAAGTTGAAGTAGAAATCGGGACCTCGCCGAGTCGAGAGACTTTACTGACTGTCTCTGGGACATTACCCGATCGCACTTTTAGCGGAGATGCCGAGATTATCGTTGTGCCTGCGATTGAAGAGGCGGTTGACATGCCGTCGGAACAGGAAAATGTCACTGTTACCAACGGACGGTTCACCACAGAAATAGAAATCCCAGCGAGTGTTGAATTTGATGTCGGCGATGTACAAGTTTACGCTTGGAATGCCGATGAAGATTTAATCGGTCATGCCTCCTATAATGTTTTATCTCGATACGTTGATAATGTCCGTATTGCACCTTATCCGGTTGAACCGCATCAACCTGTTCACCTTTATACAGAAGTGTTGGATGAAAGCGGTATTGAAGAACTAACGCTTTTCTGGAGTTGGGACGGCATCGAGTTTTTCACGATTCCTGTGAGTCATCAGACCGGGACAACCTATAAAAGCGAACGCCCGATTCCGGGATACCCTGAAGGGGACCTCATTGACTATTACTTAGCAGTGAAGGTAGGAGATGGACGGACGTTGCAAACAGAGGTCGTCACTTATGAGTTTGGACAGGCCAGATCTGAGGTCGATCTTCTCCTTTTGGACCAGACGATCGCTTGGACGACAACACCGCCGTTTGTGCTCTCGGCGCAAGTCCGCAATCAAGGCAGCGCACCTGCCCGAAATGTACCTGTCCGCTTCTATCTGCAAACCTTGAGCCCTGAAGCTGCTGCGGCTATTCCGCATACCACTTCCGTCTCAACGATTGAGGATTTACAGAACGCGACACCGCTTGGAGATGTTCAGATTATTCCCGAAATCTTGCCCGGCAGTCAAGGCGTTGCAAGGGTGCCGTGGGAACCGACACCGGGGGAATATCTTATCTCTGTCTACGTAGATCCACCGTCTGAGGAACTTCCGCGTGGGAGTATCCTTGAGCAGCGGGAACTAAATAACAGCGCAGCGAAACGGTTTACGGGGAATCGGTTCGTTCTTACACCGGATACGCTTGATCAACCGATCCGAAGCGCAGACGGAACTTTCCAAGTTACTGTGCCATCGGACAACCTTCAAACCACTACGATACTAACCTATTCGGAAGAAGCCTTGACGATTACAAACCAACCCGATATCGCTGCGGTTTCGGAAGCTGCGCCACAGGTTGCCTATCACCTCGATGTGGCTGAACAGACGGAGTTGGTGGCGACTGTTACGTTCCTAAAAGGGGAAACCAGTGACGATGCATACATTTATAGGCGAGACGATGATAACGGCAATTGGGTGCGGGTAGGTCAGGAGACTGCTGATGACGAGCATATCTCCGCGGAGGTCGAGTTACCGGGGACGTTCGCGATGTTATCCCATAGCGATTCAACACCGCCTTCAGTTGAACTAACCTTTGAGCATCAGGGCTTCATTGATGGGGATTATGTCTCGGATACGCCTGTTATCTCTGCACGGATTGAGGATGCGAACGGCGTTGACTCGCGTTCAGCACACATCATCCTCACGAAGAACGGGCAGCGCGTGCCAGAAGACGAATATGTAATTGCTGCGTCACCAACGAATAACAATCTCTTGTTGGTAACCTATACGCCTGTTTTGGAACCTGGAGAGTACCGCGTCCGGCTACAGGCACAGGACACAAACGGCAATGTATCAGACACCGAGCGTACGGGAACAGTCGCTGGTGAGTTTGAGATTGCGAATATTGCTAACTTTCCGAACCCTTTCACACCCAGAAGCGGCACGCATTTTGCTTACTATCTCACGGAGAGTGCTGACGAGGTGAGCCTGAATATCTACACAATCACGGGTCGGCGTATCGTGGCGATTGACACGCTTGATGCCTCTGTCTCTTACAACGAATACCACTACGACGGCTACGATGCCGACGGCGAACCGCTTGCGAACGGTGTTTATCTCTACAAATTCACAGCACAGAAAGGCGATATCCGTAAACAGAAGGTCGGGAAAATCGCCGTGCGGAAATAGTTGTGGGCATAAGTTATGAGCGTAGTTCCTAATGCGATAGTGGTCAGTCAATTACTAACTGTTTGAGCGTACCCCAGAAGGTGATTTGTTTTTCTGTAGTAGGGGAAACGGAGAAGAAAGTTTCTGGCACCCATACTGGATTTAAACCGAGTGAGAATCCATTCGCCACCTCAATGGGTTCATTGACATCACCTGTAGCCTTTACGAGATAGATGGCACTATCACCAAAGACTTCATTGATGGGGACTCTCTCACCGGGTTTCAGCTGGCGGACCACCTTTTTGAAGGCATAGGCGATCCACTGTCCATCGGGGGACCATGCTGGCTGACTGGCCTCAGCCCATGCACCGACGCGCGTAAGTCTGCCGAGATTGTCGCCATCGGTATCCATAACGTAGATGTTGATGCCTTGATCTCCGGGATTCCCAGCAGCGAAGGCAATCTGTTTGCCATCGGGCGACCATGTGCATCCCAATAAGTTTGGAGCACCTCTGAGTTGTTCCGTCCTACCGCCATCGGCAGCCATTCTATAGAGATAATGCCGTCCAGGAACGCCTGCGTTGTGGTTCCCACCGCGATAGGAATCATAGACGATCCATTGGCTGTCTGGCGACCACGCGGGGTTGTTGTTGTCTCCCCTATTTGTCAATCGCCTTAGATTTGAACCATTCACATTAATTCTATAGATATCCATATTCCCTGTCCGATCCGAGACGAAGGCGATCCATTTTCCATTAGGCGACCACGCGGGGTATAGGTCTCTGCTGGGATGGCCTATCAACTGACGGGTCTCTTTGTTTCTGATGTCCATCACATAGATGTCGGGACTACCAGCATGATTGGAGTGGTAGGCGAAAAAGCGTCCATCCGGGGACCAAGTGTGAGAGGATTTATTCGTGTTATTGGTTTCGAGTTTTTGAAGATTTTGTTCTGTGCTATCTATAAGATAAAGATTAGATTTGCCTTCGTGCTTGGAAGTAAAAGACAGGGTTCCGGCTGCAGCGGCTTGTAAATATATGATGAGAAAGCTGCTACTGAGCAACAACGCAGTCCATAAGGTTTTATATCCGAACTTTCTTTTTTTCATGGGTTCTCCTCATAAAGTTTGCCCGACTGCAGAAACGCGTAGGACAGATGCACACACTACTGCCACCGCTGGCGAGGTTTCCTAACCTCACCAATTCTAATATCCAATTAATTCTGAACTATACTAATTATGCCATAAATCCGCTGGTATATCAAGGGTTTTTTACAACTTTTTCAGACATGTTTCGTTTCCATTCTTCAGCCCCATATTGCGGTACTGTCTTTTGGGATATCCATCTCGTAGGGACACCCTTTGTGTAGCCATAGGTTGGATGCAGTGGGGTTGTGATTCATAGTTTTCATACTTAACGCTATGAAAATTACGGGTTTAGAAACCGCATAAAGTCAGGCGTGACGTGGGTTTGTCGGGGGTCTATGAATCTGGAGCAGGATTTGCAGGATTGTTTAACGGTTGACGGTTAGTTATTAATTGTCTGAATCAGGATTTGCAGGCTTTTCAAGATGATTTCGGTGATCAAGCTCAATGGAGCTCAACTGCTGGGTTTTACTGAATACTACAAATGTTAAAATTTTTCCAACTTAAAATGCACAAAGGGTGTGTCCAGTTTTTGACACTTACTATTCCGACACGTTTGTAGAAGTGGTGTTCAGCCGCCATAGATAAGCCTGGGTTTGATAGGACGTAGTCTGAAAATCCGTGTTATCCGGATCATCCGAGAAAATCCGCGATTCAGACATTCTGATAATCGACAAAATATTTACATACCCATACACAAAGCAGACATGTCCCCCAATTTCTTTTGACACGACACTTCAAGCTGTGGTATAATTCCTCTCAGTTTGTTGATCCCTGATAGACGAGAAATCATCAATGCGTAATGCATATCCGAGAGCAATAGATTTTTATCAGATTCCAAACGGTCACGAACCTTTCACAGAATGGTTCTTTTCAATTCAAGATACAAGAGTACGACAACGGATTCAAGCACGACTCACTTCTGTCACAACTGGGAACCTTGGAGACCATAAATTTGTCGGAGATGGAGTTTGGGAACTACGTCTCAATTTCGGGGCAGGCTATCGCATCTATTTTGGTAAAGTCGATAACACAATTATTCTTCTGCTGTGCGGGGCGACAAGTCTTCACAGAAACGGGATATTAGACTCGCAAAAAACTATTGGAACGAATGCAAAGAGAGGCACAAACGATGAAGATTTATGGAACATGGGACACCCTCCTCATTGAGCAACTTGCTGAACAAGAGAATGTAAGCGGCTATCTATCTGCTGTTATGGAAGAATATCAGTTTCACGGAAATTTCACCACAGTTCAATTAGCACTCCGGTATGTCGTTGAAGCACAAGGCGGAATTTCCAAACTCGCCAAAAGAACAGACATTGATCCCCAGCTCCTCTCGAAGGTGTTAGCAAGTGAGAAAGCACCGCGGATCGATACCCTTAGAACCGTTCTCAGTGCTTTGGGATGCTGTCTTTCAATTACATCTTTAGAAACTGTAAGTACCCATATTAACGCTGCTACTGAAGAGTCTACAAGCGCGCCACTAAGGAAGACAAACGCCAACCTCGAGCTTGATGAATATCACGCTTCTACAGAGTAGCAGGAATTACCCCGCCCAAATACCAAAACATCATAATCCTGTCCACCATACACAAACTGCTTTTCAAACCGACCTTCGCAGGCAAATCCTGCTGTCTCTAAAACCGCCGCCTTCTGCTCAGCACCGCTATCAACATAACACTGCACCT encodes:
- a CDS encoding C25 family cysteine peptidase translates to MQVRPIKRCIITCFVFFSLLFFLGTDPFWSFTYIGSSSNAEAAPVSPSNRHARTAVREGVGAQREIELVRTTPQGVTIQLFIPASDFEIRTEGDNDDQFQVSRVETQTVSFPGCRFTVQSPGALRLPVQSTFISVPVDANFQVRVVEQNFSTHKIAADVLPSDLPSFHSDSNTPKTDRFFPANLVETREAGWIRENRVLPIQFNPVQYNPVRRELRLYHRLIVEVRFLRSGEALLAQRGPLMPESAAYDAIFESVLVNPQDARQWRGTTFRVPQAPSIAAIAPRHKLSITQDGMYSVTGRDLEAVGVDIGAITPRTLTVTNRGKQVPIFVRGEGDGRLNPTDEIIFYGEQLHGEASYINPFSDENVYWLSWNAGPGSRMGTRTSLDGSVDAQSYPHFLTRAHFEKDSHFRRFPNANLTEDQRYQEFSQGLQERWFTLAELPPLPNDSWFWAQLTAPESKPFGVTLTGVAETAVPATIRIGFYGRSNTEHQADVWLNDAVSLGEVRWKGEAEYQLQNQRPQSFLQNGRNVIRIINPGSSDQLLDIVLLNWIQIDYRRTFEAKGNVLPFAITPFPDETGAINPNFEVVLENFSTPDIEIYGIDGTRYVGLAPIIDDSASETYRLPFRSTQIRPKDVDDTAIQYIALARNRFQKPKISVDTPSDLRSTHNAADYILITHKSFIEDVQPLADFRNQQGMRTKVVDVQNIYDEFNHGILNPNAIREFLSYAYDNWQPPAPTYVFLVGDTHIDLKNQPNFVPTTQVQIPGYGASASDHQFVTFRGTDSFPDMLIGRMPANNRVDVRIFVERTINYETTSQVGPWHKKLLMLAGSDLRFHSQTDRLISRNQLNGRYETERIYAPHTEEATFDERIRSPIARRVIDGFNDGASLVNYIGHGGGGIWSSSRMLDFEDPEQNLTNISQLPLVISMTCYTGSFDSNKNSLVEELLRSENGGAIAVIGATSIGLLDGDYLLNLEIFNVIFKQRTQHIGAVLAEAKTQFLINAPGYLDLAEVFTLFGDPATRLKLPNKQMQVEVEIGTSPSRETLLTVSGTLPDRTFSGDAEIIVVPAIEEAVDMPSEQENVTVTNGRFTTEIEIPASVEFDVGDVQVYAWNADEDLIGHASYNVLSRYVDNVRIAPYPVEPHQPVHLYTEVLDESGIEELTLFWSWDGIEFFTIPVSHQTGTTYKSERPIPGYPEGDLIDYYLAVKVGDGRTLQTEVVTYEFGQARSEVDLLLLDQTIAWTTTPPFVLSAQVRNQGSAPARNVPVRFYLQTLSPEAAAAIPHTTSVSTIEDLQNATPLGDVQIIPEILPGSQGVARVPWEPTPGEYLISVYVDPPSEELPRGSILEQRELNNSAAKRFTGNRFVLTPDTLDQPIRSADGTFQVTVPSDNLQTTTILTYSEEALTITNQPDIAAVSEAAPQVAYHLDVAEQTELVATVTFLKGETSDDAYIYRRDDDNGNWVRVGQETADDEHISAEVELPGTFAMLSHSDSTPPSVELTFEHQGFIDGDYVSDTPVISARIEDANGVDSRSAHIILTKNGQRVPEDEYVIAASPTNNNLLLVTYTPVLEPGEYRVRLQAQDTNGNVSDTERTGTVAGEFEIANIANFPNPFTPRSGTHFAYYLTESADEVSLNIYTITGRRIVAIDTLDASVSYNEYHYDGYDADGEPLANGVYLYKFTAQKGDIRKQKVGKIAVRK
- a CDS encoding DPP IV N-terminal domain-containing protein; this translates as MKKRKFGYKTLWTALLLSSSFLIIYLQAAAAGTLSFTSKHEGKSNLYLIDSTEQNLQKLETNNTNKSSHTWSPDGRFFAYHSNHAGSPDIYVMDIRNKETRQLIGHPSRDLYPAWSPNGKWIAFVSDRTGNMDIYRINVNGSNLRRLTNRGDNNNPAWSPDSQWIVYDSYRGGNHNAGVPGRHYLYRMAADGGRTEQLRGAPNLLGCTWSPDGKQIAFAAGNPGDQGINIYVMDTDGDNLGRLTRVGAWAEASQPAWSPDGQWIAYAFKKVVRQLKPGERVPINEVFGDSAIYLVKATGDVNEPIEVANGFSLGLNPVWVPETFFSVSPTTEKQITFWGTLKQLVID
- a CDS encoding EutN/CcmL family microcompartment protein, whose protein sequence is MYLAKVIGKAVSVVKHPAYQNRTLLLIQPLSLKSQLVRTPTIAVDYVGAGEGDTVIVGAGPGVAQEVFGVEDAPIRELVMGIVDHFDITFQEEEA
- a CDS encoding helix-turn-helix domain-containing protein, with product MKIYGTWDTLLIEQLAEQENVSGYLSAVMEEYQFHGNFTTVQLALRYVVEAQGGISKLAKRTDIDPQLLSKVLASEKAPRIDTLRTVLSALGCCLSITSLETVSTHINAATEESTSAPLRKTNANLELDEYHASTE